The nucleotide window CCATCTTTTTCCAGATATTCTTTTCCTTGTTTCCAACCAGCTTCTCCTAAAAGTTCTTTTGCCTTATCAAGACTATATTCATAAGGAGTTAAATTTTGATTTGAGTGAGGCATATTAGGTGCAAAAATTGTATCCGCTACACTTTCTATACCATTTAATATCCCTTCAGATATTGCTTTTTTATTTGTTGCATAAGTTAAAGCCTGTCTTAATTTTATATCTGTCAACGGACCCGTAGTTGCATTAAACATAATTAATCTAGTTGACATCGGCTCAGAAATCAATGTTTTATATTCTTTATTTTCAGAATACGATTTAAATGTATCATAGCTTATTAACCCATTTCCATAAATTAAATCCAATTCTCCCGCCTCAAATTGTAGGGCTCTTGTTTCCGCATCAGGTATTATTTTTATAACAACTTCATCCAAAATAGGTTTCTCTCCCCAATAATTAGGATTTTTTTCAAAAATAGCGTATTCATCTTTTTTATGTTCCTTTAAAATCCATGGCCCAGTCCCTATTGATGATTTTATACCTGTTGAAGTATCTCCGTTATCAGGAAAACTGGCATCAGCTAGAAAACGAATAGGTCTTATCATAGCTAAATCATACAGTGCTGGTGTATATGAAGAGCTTAAAACTATCTCAAATGTGTTCTCATCAAGCACTCTAAACGATTCTAAATGCTCCATTAAACCAAACCATGAATGATTTTCCTTTTGCAAAACTAAAGTTTGAAAATTTTTTTCCACATTATAGGCATTAAAATCACTACCATCTGAAAATTTTACACCTTTTCTTAAATGAAAAGTGTAGACTTTACCATCTTCAGATATATCCCATTTTTCTGCTAAGCTTGGTAGTATTACTCCATTTTCACCATAGTTAACTAGACCTTCGTATACCATTGCCTGCGTTATAAATTGGTCAGGTAAGTATACATGTGGATTTACAAATCCTATATCTTGATTCCAAGATAGTGTAAGTACCTTTTTTTCAATTTCTTTTTCCTTAGTTGTTTCTTTATTACAAGCCAACAGAGTAAATATACAAACTGAGGCTAAAAGAAAAACTTTTAAAAATTTTTTTAATCTCATTTGATCTCCTTTTTAGAATTTTGATTTAAAATTTAAACATTTAAAACACTTCAATAAAAAATTATTTTTCCTTTAATTATACTAACATATTTTATTAATAAAAACAAATAATTAATTTAAATAAAAAGATTTTGTTTACAAAATATATTAATTGTATTTTATTATACTTTCATTTATAAACAATATCTAATATTTCTTCTTTGAATTACATTTTTCTTTTTTTTATGATAAAATACATTTATTGAATTTTTAAAATATGAAGGAGAAAAAATGATAAAGAAAATTTTAACTATAGTATCCGTATTGATTTTTATAAGCTGTACTCAATTAAGTATAAACAGTGCCTATAAAAATGCTAATAGAAGTAACTATCACAATGCAATAAACCAATTAACAAGAGAGGCTGAAACAAACTCAAATAATATAAAAGTTGTAACAGCCTATAGAGAAATCTTCTCAAAAGGCCAAGAATACTATACAAATACAGGAAATGAAGAAGAACTATTTTTAATGGAAGATCTTTATTTGAGATTGCCTCAAATATCAAAACAAAATCTAGGAATAGATATAGATATGGCAAGGCATAAAAAAATGGGGAAAAATGTTGCAAAAGAATACCTTGCTAGAGCCAATAATATGCCAGAAAAGCTCTACAAAGAAAAAGTTCAAAAACATTTTACTTATGAAGATGTATTGCTGTTTGACCCTGAATTAAGAAATGAAGTTAATGCTGAGTTGAGAAGATTAAGAAATAAAATAGAAAGAACTTATACTTATGATATAAGAGCATATGACTATGATTTAAGTTCTTATATGGATAGGATTTTCTTAGAAAAAATTAAAAATATAAAATTTAAGTATTCAAGAAATAATGCAGATATAAAACTGCTTATAGACTTTGAAATCTACAACTATAGTCCTGAAAAAATAAGTAATAAGACAGTTCCTAGACAAATAAGAGAAGAGAATACTGATAGCCAAGGAAATAAGGTATTAAATGTAATAAATTATTATGAAAATCAATTTACGAAAGAGGCAGAACTTAGAATGGTAGTAAGCTACAAACTTGTTTCTACAATAAGTGGGGAAGTTTTCTTTGAGAATAGAAAAAGAGAAAATAAGAAGTATGAAGAACATTGGAAAACTTATGTCCTTGTTTCCGGAAATCCTAAAAATTTCCCAAAAGATGAAGCAGAAAAACAACTTCCAAATATTAGTAAAATTAGAGAAGAGACT belongs to Fusobacterium russii ATCC 25533 and includes:
- the nikA gene encoding nickel ABC transporter substrate-binding protein, with product MRLKKFLKVFLLASVCIFTLLACNKETTKEKEIEKKVLTLSWNQDIGFVNPHVYLPDQFITQAMVYEGLVNYGENGVILPSLAEKWDISEDGKVYTFHLRKGVKFSDGSDFNAYNVEKNFQTLVLQKENHSWFGLMEHLESFRVLDENTFEIVLSSSYTPALYDLAMIRPIRFLADASFPDNGDTSTGIKSSIGTGPWILKEHKKDEYAIFEKNPNYWGEKPILDEVVIKIIPDAETRALQFEAGELDLIYGNGLISYDTFKSYSENKEYKTLISEPMSTRLIMFNATTGPLTDIKLRQALTYATNKKAISEGILNGIESVADTIFAPNMPHSNQNLTPYEYSLDKAKELLGEAGWKQGKEYLEKDGKVLTLVFPYIATKTLDKQIAEYIQAQWKEIGVKVEIVAVEEKKFWEDMDDLKYNIMLNYSWGAPWDPHAYINAMATPAEHGNPDYKAQRDLPIKKELDKKIHQALVETDEAKVEELYKEILTILHEQAVYVPLTYQSLVAVYKDNLEGVRFMPQEYELPLIFINKK